A genome region from Etheostoma cragini isolate CJK2018 chromosome 4, CSU_Ecrag_1.0, whole genome shotgun sequence includes the following:
- the stat2 gene encoding signal transducer and activator of transcription 2 isoform X1, which translates to MAQWERLRHLPAAYTQQLHELYDRDALPMDVRHYLSAWIEKQEWQRAARDHDLAMVLFQVLLENLDIQHSRFVQEESLLLQHNIRRYKQNFQKYLDEPCSLANTILWFLGKEKEILQSADLAEQVQFLCVEPEAMETSSQRDLERKIAGLKNDVQCMEHTMLCLEEQQDEFDFKYQTHKMEAVVDEAVKKEQMKVLQLLVNKLNECRKSTLSDLSKCLDRTDDLIDILVKKELVEWQRRQQKACIGAPDNVCLDQLEKWFTCVAVCLFQVREFLGKLEELVEKVSYDNDPIKAQKPVLQRRADTLLKNLLKSSFVVETQPSMPQGKGPLVLRTNVQFSVKTRLLVKFPELNHSMKVNVSMDREAPQIKGYRRFNVLGTKIKALNMAESQSGGMVADFRHLTLKEQKSGGGGKGVSDISLSVTEELHIIYFDTVFELKGLSIELEASSLPVVIISNSSQQQSAWASVLWFNMLSLDTKDVLFFANSPAAPWLQFGEMLSWQFLSATKRGLNEAQLEMIAHRLFGKQQNYDTHKVPWSKFSRENTPDTFWVWFDGILVMVKTYLEDLWREGLIMGFVSKGKEKSLLKKKQRGTFLLRFSESVIGGITFSWVDTTITGEPDVKTVQPFTKVDLCQIPFHEIIRNFQILEAENIPENPLLYLYPNTPKDEAFGRYYSEKSGSDSPYIKYIKTKLVFVSKENTLEARPPMSSDMAQGECQEPMNGLSGEAAEQNGSPPSLQSPLETYQPDPMLSGSVVSTEEDLLMYLNNPNMFVDSDIQDELGVDFSLPGFNNCQPPQSCGSIFQ; encoded by the exons ATGGCTCAGTGGGAAAGACTGAGGCACCTGCCTGCTGCGTACACACAACAGTTACATGAGCTCTATGACAGGGATGCTTTGCCCATGGATGTGAGGCATTACCTGTCCGCCTGGATAGAGAAACAGGAGTG GCAACGAGCAGCACGGGACCATGATTTAGCCATGGTGCTGTTCCAGGTCTTGCTGGAGAATCTGGATATACAACACAGCCGATTTGTTCAGGAAGAGTCATTGTTACTGCAGCACAACATACGACGCTATAAACAGAACTTTCAG AAGTACCTGGATGAGCCTTGTTCCTTGGCGAACACAATCCTGTGGTTTTtgggaaaagagaaggaaatcCTGCAGAGTGCTGATCTGGCTGAGCAG GTCCAGTTTTTGTGTGTAGAGCCGGAAGCCATGGAGACAAGCAGCCAACGGGACCTTGAACGTAAAATAGCTGGCCTCAAGAATGATGTGCAG TGCATGGAACATACAATGTTATGTCTGGAGGAGCAGCAAGATGAGTTTGATTTTAAATACCAAACCCACAAGATGGAAG CTGTGGTAGATGAGGCTGTGAAGAAGGAACAAATGAAAGTTCTTCAGTTACTTGTCAACAAACTGAATGAATGTAGAAAG AGCACACTGTCAGACCTAAGCAAGTGCCTGGACAGAACTGATGACCTGATTGACATATTGGTGAAGAAGGAGCTGGTGGAGTGGCAGAGGAGGCAGCAGAAAGCCTGCATTGGTGCTCCAGACAATGTTTGTCTGGATCAGCTAGAAAAGTG gtTCACCTGTGTGGCAGTGTGTCTGTTCCAGGTGCGGGAGTTTCTTGGTAAGCTGGAGGAGCTGGTAGAAAAAGTGTCCTATGACAACGACCCTATAAAGGCCCAAAAACCTGTATTGCAGAGGAGAGCAGATACTCTTCTAAAAAACTTACTCAAAAG TTCCTTTGTGGTTGAGACTCAGCCGTCCATGCCTCAGGGGAAAGGACCCCTGGTGCTCCGCACAAACGTCCAGTTCTCTGTCAAGACCAG GCTTCTTGTTAAATTCCCTGAGCTGAACCACTCCATGAAAGTGAATGTATCCATGGACAG GGAGGCTCCTCAGATCAAAgg ATATCGGCGTTTTAATGTTCTTGGGACCAAAATTAAGGCCTTGAACATGGCAGAGAGCCAGAGTGGAGGCATGGTGGCAGACTTCAGACATCTT ACTCTGAAGGAGCAGAAGTCTGGAGGTGGCGGAAAAGGAGTTAGTGAT ATTTCTCTCAGTGTTACAGAGGAGCTGCACATCATCTACTTCGACACTGTATTTGAACTGAAAGGCTTGTCGATTGAGTTGGAG GCCTCCTCCCTCCCGGTGGTCATCATCTCTAACTCTAGCCAGCAGCAGAGCGCCTGGGCGTCTGTCCTCTGGTTCAACATGCTCAGTCTGGACACCAAG GATGTCTTGTTCTTCGCCAACTCTCCTGCAGCTCCTTGGCTGCAGTTTGGAGAGATGTTGAGCTGGCAGTTTCTCTCTGCCACTAAACGTGGTCTGAATGAGGCTCAGCTGGAAATGATTGCACACAGACTCTTTG gaaagcagcagaactACGACACCCACAAAGTACCTTGGTCAAAATTTAGCAGG GAAAATACTCCTGACACTTTCTGGGTGTGGTTTGATGGCATCTTGGTGATGGTGAAGACGTACCTTGAAGACCTGTGGAGGGAAGG CCTCATCATGGGTTTTGTAAGCAAAGGCAAAGAGAAGTCCCTCctgaagaagaaacaaagaggCACGTTTTTGTTGCGCTTCAGTGAAAGTGTCATTGGAGGAATCACCTTCTCCTGGGTAGACACCACCATAACTG GTGAGCCTGACGTAAAAACAGTCCAACCATTCACCAAAGTTGACCTCTGCCAGATCCCGTTTCATGAAATCATCAGGAATTTCCAGATCTTAGAAGCTGAAAATATTCCAGAAAATCCTCTGCTCTATCTATACCCCAACACTCCTAAAGACGAGGCTTTTGGAAGATACTACTCTGAGAAGAGTGGAA GTGACAGTCCTTACATAAAGTACATCAAAACCAAACTGGTGTTTGTTTCCAAGGA GAACACCCTGGAGGCTAGGCCACCTATGTCCTCTGACATGGCACAGGGTGAATGCCAGGAGCCAATGAATGGCCTGTCTGGAGAGGCAGCTG AACAAAACGGGAGTCCTCCTTCTCTGCAGTCACCTCTGGAAACCTATCAACCTGATCCCATGCTGTCTGGCTCTGTTGTATCCACAGAGGAGGATTTACTGATGTATCTCAACAACCCCAACATGTTCGTTGACTCTGACATCCAAGATGAGCTGGGAGTTGATTTTAGTCTTCCAGGGTTTAATAATTGCCAGCCCCCACAATCCTGTGGAAGCATTTTCCAATAA
- the stat2 gene encoding signal transducer and activator of transcription 2 isoform X2, producing MAQWERLRHLPAAYTQQLHELYDRDALPMDVRHYLSAWIEKQEWQRAARDHDLAMVLFQVLLENLDIQHSRFVQEESLLLQHNIRRYKQNFQKYLDEPCSLANTILWFLGKEKEILQSADLAEQVQFLCVEPEAMETSSQRDLERKIAGLKNDVQCMEHTMLCLEEQQDEFDFKYQTHKMEAVVDEAVKKEQMKVLQLLVNKLNECRKSTLSDLSKCLDRTDDLIDILVKKELVEWQRRQQKACIGAPDNVCLDQLEKWFTCVAVCLFQVREFLGKLEELVEKVSYDNDPIKAQKPVLQRRADTLLKNLLKSSFVVETQPSMPQGKGPLVLRTNVQFSVKTRLLVKFPELNHSMKVNVSMDREAPQIKGYRRFNVLGTKIKALNMAESQSGGMVADFRHLTLKEQKSGGGGKGVSDISLSVTEELHIIYFDTVFELKGLSIELEASSLPVVIISNSSQQQSAWASVLWFNMLSLDTKDVLFFANSPAAPWLQFGEMLSWQFLSATKRGLNEAQLEMIAHRLFGKQQNYDTHKVPWSKFSRENTPDTFWVWFDGILVMVKTYLEDLWREGLIMGFVSKGKEKSLLKKKQRGTFLLRFSESVIGGITFSWVDTTITGEPDVKTVQPFTKVDLCQIPFHEIIRNFQILEAENIPENPLLYLYPNTPKDEAFGRYYSEKSGSDSPYIKYIKTKLVFVSKETKRESSFSAVTSGNLST from the exons ATGGCTCAGTGGGAAAGACTGAGGCACCTGCCTGCTGCGTACACACAACAGTTACATGAGCTCTATGACAGGGATGCTTTGCCCATGGATGTGAGGCATTACCTGTCCGCCTGGATAGAGAAACAGGAGTG GCAACGAGCAGCACGGGACCATGATTTAGCCATGGTGCTGTTCCAGGTCTTGCTGGAGAATCTGGATATACAACACAGCCGATTTGTTCAGGAAGAGTCATTGTTACTGCAGCACAACATACGACGCTATAAACAGAACTTTCAG AAGTACCTGGATGAGCCTTGTTCCTTGGCGAACACAATCCTGTGGTTTTtgggaaaagagaaggaaatcCTGCAGAGTGCTGATCTGGCTGAGCAG GTCCAGTTTTTGTGTGTAGAGCCGGAAGCCATGGAGACAAGCAGCCAACGGGACCTTGAACGTAAAATAGCTGGCCTCAAGAATGATGTGCAG TGCATGGAACATACAATGTTATGTCTGGAGGAGCAGCAAGATGAGTTTGATTTTAAATACCAAACCCACAAGATGGAAG CTGTGGTAGATGAGGCTGTGAAGAAGGAACAAATGAAAGTTCTTCAGTTACTTGTCAACAAACTGAATGAATGTAGAAAG AGCACACTGTCAGACCTAAGCAAGTGCCTGGACAGAACTGATGACCTGATTGACATATTGGTGAAGAAGGAGCTGGTGGAGTGGCAGAGGAGGCAGCAGAAAGCCTGCATTGGTGCTCCAGACAATGTTTGTCTGGATCAGCTAGAAAAGTG gtTCACCTGTGTGGCAGTGTGTCTGTTCCAGGTGCGGGAGTTTCTTGGTAAGCTGGAGGAGCTGGTAGAAAAAGTGTCCTATGACAACGACCCTATAAAGGCCCAAAAACCTGTATTGCAGAGGAGAGCAGATACTCTTCTAAAAAACTTACTCAAAAG TTCCTTTGTGGTTGAGACTCAGCCGTCCATGCCTCAGGGGAAAGGACCCCTGGTGCTCCGCACAAACGTCCAGTTCTCTGTCAAGACCAG GCTTCTTGTTAAATTCCCTGAGCTGAACCACTCCATGAAAGTGAATGTATCCATGGACAG GGAGGCTCCTCAGATCAAAgg ATATCGGCGTTTTAATGTTCTTGGGACCAAAATTAAGGCCTTGAACATGGCAGAGAGCCAGAGTGGAGGCATGGTGGCAGACTTCAGACATCTT ACTCTGAAGGAGCAGAAGTCTGGAGGTGGCGGAAAAGGAGTTAGTGAT ATTTCTCTCAGTGTTACAGAGGAGCTGCACATCATCTACTTCGACACTGTATTTGAACTGAAAGGCTTGTCGATTGAGTTGGAG GCCTCCTCCCTCCCGGTGGTCATCATCTCTAACTCTAGCCAGCAGCAGAGCGCCTGGGCGTCTGTCCTCTGGTTCAACATGCTCAGTCTGGACACCAAG GATGTCTTGTTCTTCGCCAACTCTCCTGCAGCTCCTTGGCTGCAGTTTGGAGAGATGTTGAGCTGGCAGTTTCTCTCTGCCACTAAACGTGGTCTGAATGAGGCTCAGCTGGAAATGATTGCACACAGACTCTTTG gaaagcagcagaactACGACACCCACAAAGTACCTTGGTCAAAATTTAGCAGG GAAAATACTCCTGACACTTTCTGGGTGTGGTTTGATGGCATCTTGGTGATGGTGAAGACGTACCTTGAAGACCTGTGGAGGGAAGG CCTCATCATGGGTTTTGTAAGCAAAGGCAAAGAGAAGTCCCTCctgaagaagaaacaaagaggCACGTTTTTGTTGCGCTTCAGTGAAAGTGTCATTGGAGGAATCACCTTCTCCTGGGTAGACACCACCATAACTG GTGAGCCTGACGTAAAAACAGTCCAACCATTCACCAAAGTTGACCTCTGCCAGATCCCGTTTCATGAAATCATCAGGAATTTCCAGATCTTAGAAGCTGAAAATATTCCAGAAAATCCTCTGCTCTATCTATACCCCAACACTCCTAAAGACGAGGCTTTTGGAAGATACTACTCTGAGAAGAGTGGAA GTGACAGTCCTTACATAAAGTACATCAAAACCAAACTGGTGTTTGTTTCCAAGGA AACAAAACGGGAGTCCTCCTTCTCTGCAGTCACCTCTGGAAACCTATCAACCTGA
- the apof gene encoding uncharacterized protein apof gives MMSSKFKWLIVLQLLLNEQALCRVPPPLVQRNITLPGADFNEGEETDKQDHRSLLGSQTQIGISSAEKPDPVRAANQIMSVLRANLQGKIQGHLHIKGNVSCEELLSASTVDDPLSSMFPQELLGLSLVPVLVVAGCPKEAQTLVLKLYSLLGVADTEELLMEVEGLIERRMSKSASTPAPASAALPPGRDQAGRHIEAVMFNIQQLAMVGEGSSNHEGHCEGWIRLRGTTLAGTTVEGATGDLEEAVGNCEGLGVLCAGVTSSGLLKPGKYQAVFKIGSSILPSESTVSECWIRQCSAEHHGLTSTASGRRVKRSTQRSCINESEERVYSVMEWIPAVSTLYNLGTAVYYASVNCSETAKERAILSAVDLGTDALMVATGGTAGVAGYALGAGMKTGVKAGVKYLLNSMKQDDDVLVNQFSWE, from the coding sequence ATGATGTCCTCCAAGTTTAAGTGGCTGATTGTGCTCCAGCTCCTGCTGAATGAACAGGCTCTGTGCAGGGTCCCACctcctcttgtgcagagaaacaTTACGCTTCCAGGAGCTGACTTCAATGAAGgggaagagacagacaaacaggatCATCGGTCTCTTCTGGGATCCCAAACCCAGATTGGTATCTCATCTGCAGAAAAACCTGATCCTGTTCGAGCTGCCAACCAAATAATGTCAGTCCTCAGGGCAAACCTTCAAGGGAAGATTCAAGGGCATCTCCACATCAAGGGGAACGTCAGCTGTGAGGAGTTGCTCTCTGCTAGCACCGTGGACGACCCATTATCCTCCATGTTCCCCCAGGAGCTCCTGGGTCTCTCTTTAGTGCCTGTGTTGGTGGTGGCAGGCTGCCCAAAGGAGGCACAGACCCTGGTGCTTAAGCTCTACAGCCTGCTGGGAGTAGCGGACACGGAGGAGCTTCTGATGGAGGTGGAGGGTCTGATAGAGAGGAGGATGAGCAAGTCTGCATCTACACCTGCACCTGCATCAGCAGCATTGCCTCCAGGGAGGGATCAAGCAGGGCGCCACATTGAGGCCGTGATGTTTAACATCCAGCAGCTGGCCATGGTGGGAGAAGGTTCCTCCAATCATGAAGGGCATTGTGAGGGTTGGATCAGGTTGAGGGGAACGACACTGGCAGGAACAACTGTGGAAGGAGCCACAGGTGATCTAGAGGAGGCTGTAGGCAACTGCGAGGGTTTGGGAGTCCTGTGTGCTGGTGTGACCAGCAGTGGACTACTCAAACCTGGGAAGTACCAGGCAGTATTTAAGATAGGCAGCAGCATCCTGCCCTCTGAATCCACAGTGTCTGAATGTTGGATCCGTCAATGCAGCGCAGAGCACCACGGTTTGACTTCCACTGCTTCGGGTCGTCGGGTGAAGCGAAGCACCCAGAGGAGCTGCATCAACGAAAGCGAGGAGCGTGTGTACAGCGTGATGGAGTGGATCCCTGCAGTCAGCACCCTTTACAACCTCGGCACAGCTGTGTATTATGCTTCAGTCAACTGCTCTGAAACAGCCAAGGAGAGAGCCATTCTCAGTGCGGTTGACCTCGGCACGGATGCTCTCATGGTCGCCACAGGGGGAACTGCCGGGGTGGCAGGCTACGCCCTGGGTGCAGGGATGAAGACCGGTGTGAAAGCTGGTGTCAAGTACCTGCTCAACTCCATGAAGCAGGATGATGATGTGCTAGTGAACCAGTTCAGCTGGGAGTAG
- the gpr84 gene encoding G-protein coupled receptor 84 produces MLMNYTNQTEDDLFSCYSPSVVGYRYFAVLWGCAVTITGTVGNLMTILAFALDPHLRTRFNVLIVNLAVADLLYCTVLQPISVDSYLHLKWRSGQLWCSIFGLLLFLSNSVSIITLCLVAVSRYLLVTKRAVFDRVFSDRGLILLLISAWGLGLASFGPLWPVYVFVPQVCTCSFHRTRGRPYSTIMLFFYFFVGLGCVGVFYLLIYRRVRIAAQALLRYRFSRRSSRKKPASSEQGTDDSGVESGTTKTCSCEVSSHEDLGQSMDEITCEKSPKSAQSSAKSLHSSATNSPLEIVPTSPSTTPAPTTTAPSSQSATSGDDDEFKRVTRMCLTVFLCFVFCFVPFLLLNIADKQNRAPQVLHMFCANLTWLNSCINPMLYAVMNRQFRQAYHVLLTRAAAPFTCLWASWLT; encoded by the coding sequence ATGCTGATGAACTACACCAACCAAACAGAGGATGACCTCTTCTCCTGCTACAGTCCTTCAGTCGTAGGCTACAGGTACTTTGCTGTGCTGTGGGGATGTGCTGTGACCATCACTGGTACGGTGGGGAACCTGATGACTATTCTGGCCTTTGCCTTAGACCCACATCTGAGGACTCGCTTCAATGTGCTCATCGTCAACCTGGCTGTAGCTGATCTCCTGTACTGCACCGTATTGCAGCCCATATCAGTTGACTCCTATCTACACCTCAAGTGGCGCAGTGGTCAGCTCTGGTGCAGTATTTTTGGCCTGCTCCTTTTCCTCTCCAACTCTGTCTCTATTATCACCCTCTGCCTGGTAGCAGTGAGCCGATATCTACTGGTCACGAAGAGGGCTGTGTTTGATCGTGTCTTCTCTGACCGTGGTCTTATTTTACTCTTGATCTCAGCGTGGGGACTGGGCCTCGCCAGCTTTGGACCTCTCTGGCCTGTTTACGTGTTTGTACCACAGGTGTGCACATGCAGCTTCCATCGTACCAGGGGTCGTCCATACAGCACCATCATgctctttttctacttttttgtgGGTCTGGGCTGTGTTGGTGTGTTCTACCTCCTCATTTACAGACGTGTCAGGATTGCCGCACAAGCTCTGCTCCGCTACAGATTCAGCCGTCGGTCCTCCAGGAAGAAACCAGCTTCTTCCGAACAAGGGACTGACGACAGTGGTGTAGAGAGTGGCACGACAAAGACATGCAGCTGTGAGGTGAGCAGCCACGAGGATTTAGGCCAAAGCATGGACGAGATCACTTGTGAAAAATCCCCCAAATCTGCCCAGAGCTCTGCCAAGTCCCTACATTCATCAGCGACCAATTCTCCCCTTGAGATAGTCCCAACATCACCTTCAACCACACCTGCTCCCACCACAACAGCACCCTCTTCACAGTCAGCCACTTCAGGAGATGATGACGAATTTAAGCGTGTGACACGCATGTGTTTAacagtttttctctgtttcGTGTTCTGCTTTGTCCCTTTCCTGTTGCTCAACATAGCAGACAAACAAAACCGTGCCCCACAGGTATTGCACATGTTCTGTGCAAACCTCACGTGGCTGAACAGCTGTATTAACCCCATGCTGTATGCTGTCATGAACAGACAGTTTCGACAGGCCTACCATGTGCTGCTCACCAGGGCTGCTGCACCATTCACCTGCCTCTGGGCCTCGTGGTTAACCTGA